A single region of the Vagococcus teuberi genome encodes:
- a CDS encoding ABC transporter ATP-binding protein, translating into MFVDNKLLDVRNLHTGFRIKDNFYDAVDDVSITLDKNEILAIVGESGCGKSTLAMTIMGLQDPKNTRITGDIIYNDLNLVGLSETLYNKIRGNDIGMIFQDPLSALNPLMRIGDQIAEALFYHTDLDEKQRTARAIELLNQVGIVNPERVAKQYPHELSGGMRQRVIIAIAISCKPPIIIADEPTTALDVTIQAQILDLLGDLQEETEAGIILITHDLGVVAETADRVAVMYGGQIVEEAPVDVLFSNPQHPYTRSLLNSIPQEDAHDSELHVIEGVVPSLKNMPRTGCRFAARIPWIPEDAHEEQPTLHEIEPGHFVRCTCYKHFHFREEGDA; encoded by the coding sequence TTGTTTGTTGACAACAAATTATTAGACGTGAGAAATTTACATACTGGATTTCGAATCAAAGACAATTTTTATGATGCAGTAGATGACGTGTCAATTACATTAGACAAAAATGAAATTTTAGCAATTGTTGGAGAATCTGGTTGTGGTAAAAGTACATTAGCAATGACCATAATGGGATTACAAGATCCAAAAAATACTAGAATTACAGGAGATATCATCTACAACGATTTAAATCTTGTAGGTCTATCTGAAACGCTTTATAACAAGATTAGAGGAAATGATATAGGGATGATTTTCCAAGATCCGTTATCAGCGTTGAATCCATTGATGCGTATCGGAGACCAAATTGCTGAAGCGTTGTTCTATCATACAGATTTAGATGAAAAACAACGAACTGCTCGCGCTATTGAGTTGCTAAACCAAGTAGGGATTGTTAATCCTGAACGTGTGGCAAAGCAATACCCACATGAATTGTCTGGTGGGATGAGGCAACGTGTTATTATCGCGATTGCTATTTCTTGTAAACCACCAATTATTATCGCTGATGAGCCAACAACAGCACTTGATGTAACAATTCAAGCTCAAATTTTAGACTTATTAGGCGATTTACAAGAGGAAACAGAAGCCGGTATTATTTTAATTACTCACGATTTAGGTGTAGTAGCTGAGACAGCAGATAGAGTTGCTGTTATGTATGGTGGTCAAATTGTAGAAGAAGCACCTGTTGATGTTTTATTCTCTAATCCACAACATCCTTATACACGCTCGTTACTGAATTCAATTCCACAAGAAGATGCGCACGATTCTGAATTACATGTTATCGAGGGAGTGGTTCCTTCATTGAAAAATATGCCAAGAACTGGTTGTCGGTTTGCAGCTCGTATTCCTTGGATACCTGAAGACGCTCATGAAGAGCAACCAACATTGCATGAAATCGAACCAGGACACTTTGTTCGATGTACATGTTACAAACATTTCCACTTTAGAGAAGAAGGTGACGCATAA
- a CDS encoding ATP-binding cassette domain-containing protein has translation MMGLIEIKDLKVHYPIRGGFLNKVVDYVYAVDGVDFQIEAGKTYGLVGESGSGKSTIGKTIVGLEKATAGEILFENTNVISKRARKSIGYNKDVQMIFQDSMSSLNPKKRVLDIIAEPIRNFENLSVQEEKKRVQSLLDIVGMPTDALYKYPHEFSGGQRQRLGVARAVATNPKLIIADEPVSALDLSVQAQVLNFMKRIQEEYNLSYLFISHDLGVVKHMCDNIAIMNHGRFVEIGTREDIYNNPQHIYTKRLLSAIPKIDVGNREQHKEERRKVEKDFQDLYSQYYDENGRVYDLKTISPTHQAAIKTTEGGGQ, from the coding sequence ATAATGGGATTGATAGAAATAAAAGATTTAAAAGTACATTACCCAATTCGTGGAGGCTTTTTAAACAAAGTAGTTGATTATGTTTATGCTGTTGATGGCGTTGATTTTCAAATTGAGGCTGGAAAAACGTACGGTTTAGTTGGAGAATCCGGTTCTGGAAAATCAACAATTGGTAAAACAATTGTAGGGCTAGAAAAAGCCACAGCTGGAGAAATTTTATTTGAAAATACAAATGTTATCTCGAAAAGAGCTAGAAAATCAATTGGCTATAATAAAGATGTCCAAATGATTTTCCAAGATTCTATGTCAAGTTTAAATCCTAAAAAACGTGTATTGGATATTATTGCTGAACCTATTCGAAATTTTGAAAACTTATCAGTTCAAGAAGAAAAGAAACGTGTTCAAAGTTTGTTAGATATTGTTGGGATGCCAACAGATGCATTGTATAAGTATCCACATGAGTTTTCTGGTGGGCAAAGACAACGTTTAGGAGTGGCGCGAGCTGTTGCGACAAATCCTAAATTAATCATTGCTGATGAGCCAGTATCTGCTCTTGACTTATCAGTTCAAGCGCAAGTATTAAACTTCATGAAACGTATTCAAGAAGAGTATAATTTAAGTTATTTATTTATTTCTCATGATTTAGGTGTGGTAAAACATATGTGTGATAACATTGCGATTATGAATCATGGTCGTTTTGTTGAAATAGGAACAAGAGAAGACATTTATAATAACCCACAACATATTTACACAAAACGCTTACTGTCTGCCATTCCTAAAATTGATGTTGGAAATCGTGAACAGCATAAAGAAGAGCGTCGTAAAGTTGAAAAAGATTTCCAAGACTTATACAGCCAGTATTACGATGAAAATGGTCGTGTATATGACTTGAAAACTATTAGTCCAACTCATCAGGCAGCAATTAAGACAACTGAAGGGGGAGGACAATGA
- the opp4B gene encoding oligopeptide ABC transporter permease, with protein sequence MWKTILRRVLLMIPQIFVLSLFIFLLAKAMPGDPFTGLINPNMDPATIDRMREAAGLNNPWYIQYFDWITNAFKGDFGQSFLYKLPVSDIIGSRVGNTIYLSLLTVIITYAIALPLGLVSGRYQNSWFDKAVVVYNFVSFAVPIFIFALLMLFVFGYRLEWFPTTGSVATGLEPGSLQYVMSRLYHMILPAITQALLATAVTIQYLRNEVIDAKQLDFVRTARAKGVPTNKVFTHHIFRNASLPIAAQLSYEITALISGSVVIEQTFAYPGIGKLFIDAINGRDYSVITAIVLILGIVTIIGNLISDIVMSIVDPRIRIQ encoded by the coding sequence ATGTGGAAAACAATATTAAGACGTGTACTACTAATGATTCCACAAATTTTTGTGTTGAGTCTGTTTATCTTTTTATTAGCAAAAGCTATGCCGGGAGATCCGTTTACTGGATTAATTAATCCTAATATGGACCCTGCGACAATCGATCGAATGCGTGAAGCAGCAGGATTAAATAATCCTTGGTATATTCAGTATTTTGATTGGATAACCAATGCATTTAAAGGTGATTTTGGACAAAGTTTCTTATATAAACTACCTGTAAGTGATATTATTGGTTCTCGTGTTGGGAATACCATTTACTTGTCATTATTAACAGTTATTATTACATATGCAATTGCCTTACCTTTAGGATTAGTCTCAGGTCGTTATCAAAACTCTTGGTTTGATAAAGCAGTTGTCGTTTATAACTTTGTCAGCTTTGCTGTTCCAATCTTTATCTTCGCGTTACTGATGCTATTTGTCTTTGGTTACCGTTTAGAATGGTTCCCAACAACGGGATCAGTGGCAACAGGATTAGAACCGGGGTCATTACAATATGTGATGAGTCGCTTATATCATATGATTTTACCAGCCATCACACAAGCCTTACTTGCAACAGCTGTAACGATTCAATACTTACGTAATGAAGTGATTGATGCCAAACAATTAGATTTCGTTCGTACAGCAAGAGCAAAAGGTGTACCGACTAATAAAGTCTTTACACATCATATTTTTAGAAATGCCTCTTTACCAATAGCAGCCCAATTAAGTTATGAAATTACTGCTTTAATTAGTGGGTCAGTTGTTATTGAACAAACCTTTGCTTATCCAGGTATTGGTAAATTGTTTATTGATGCAATCAATGGACGTGACTACTCAGTGATTACAGCCATAGTATTAATACTAGGTATTGTCACAATTATCGGGAATCTAATTTCAGATATTGTCATGAGTATCGTCGATCCTCGTATTCGTATTCAGTAA